A region of Natribaculum luteum DNA encodes the following proteins:
- a CDS encoding nucleotidyltransferase family protein, which translates to MTTDDLPCYGPDAVTEAFEAADPADPTVVGVVLAGGTSSRFGEANKLLAELEGEPLVRHATRTLLDAGLAEVVVVVGHEAEAVRATLAGFDVQIVHNPDYDEGLSTTVERGLRAASDVDPNAVVFLPGDMPAVDPATVRQLVDAYRAGLGTALAAASDGRRGNPVLFDQRHFDALLAVDGDVGGRPVLIESDDSACITTDDPGVLQDVDTLEDLQRQR; encoded by the coding sequence GTGACCACCGACGACCTCCCCTGTTACGGTCCTGACGCGGTCACCGAGGCGTTCGAGGCGGCCGACCCTGCCGATCCGACAGTCGTCGGCGTCGTCCTCGCTGGTGGGACGAGTTCCCGCTTTGGCGAGGCGAACAAACTGCTCGCCGAACTCGAGGGCGAACCGCTGGTCCGGCACGCGACTCGGACACTTCTCGACGCCGGCCTCGCCGAGGTCGTCGTCGTCGTCGGGCACGAAGCCGAGGCCGTCCGCGCTACACTCGCCGGGTTCGACGTGCAGATCGTCCACAATCCCGACTACGACGAGGGACTGTCGACGACCGTCGAACGGGGGCTCCGCGCGGCCAGCGACGTCGATCCGAACGCCGTCGTGTTCCTCCCCGGAGACATGCCCGCCGTCGATCCAGCCACCGTCCGGCAACTCGTCGACGCTTACCGGGCAGGGCTCGGCACGGCACTGGCAGCCGCCTCCGACGGCCGACGTGGGAACCCGGTGCTGTTCGACCAGCGCCACTTCGACGCGCTTCTCGCCGTCGACGGCGACGTCGGTGGTCGCCCCGTCCTGATCGAGAGCGACGATAGTGCCTGTATTACGACCGACGATCCGGGTGTCCTCCAGGACGTCGATACGCTCGAGGATTTGCAACGCCAGCGCTGA
- a CDS encoding NADH-quinone oxidoreductase subunit D codes for MSETPQREPDRIDPEFDHRREAVVDERELEEVLAEYAIGRDDHKNAPAFVIRPDDVQEVLSTLREAEGFDHLSCITAEEYEDRYESIVHLTKFDQRTHEVSLVVPLPKDEPVCQSAEPVFRTAEWHEREAYDLVGIEYDGNPDLRRILLPESWQGHPLSLDYDQDKPQVVRYGEHANPIQPDRRDFESETMFINIGPHHPATHGVLHLKVALDGETVLDVDPDIGYLHRCEEQMCQQGTYRYQLIPYSNRWDYTANLPNEWAVARAVEDLADLEVPEYAQVLRTMAVEFGRMLGHFLALGTFGLDVFGDFTAIFQYTFRDREVVQNILEDLTGQRMMFYYFRLGGVAWDLPEPREEFFEKVRDFLNGLPAKMDEYHDLIVTNEIFQLRCVDTGVLEPEVAKEYGCTGPVARGSGIDYDLRRDDPYGYYPNLEWNVVTEDGCDNYSRVLVRIQEVEESAKIIEQCIDLLEEWPEDDRPVQSNVPRTLKPDADTETYRTVESAKGELGVYIRSDGTNSPGRFKIRSPCFHNLSALPEMSEGEYIADLIASLGSLDIVLGSVDR; via the coding sequence ATGAGTGAAACCCCACAGCGAGAACCCGACCGAATCGATCCCGAGTTCGACCACCGTCGCGAAGCCGTCGTCGACGAGCGCGAACTCGAGGAGGTACTCGCGGAGTACGCGATCGGTCGAGACGATCACAAGAACGCACCGGCGTTCGTGATCCGGCCGGACGACGTCCAGGAGGTGCTATCGACGTTACGCGAGGCGGAGGGATTCGACCACCTCTCGTGTATCACCGCAGAGGAGTACGAGGATCGCTACGAGTCGATCGTCCACCTGACGAAGTTCGATCAGCGAACGCACGAGGTGTCGCTCGTCGTCCCGCTGCCGAAAGACGAACCGGTGTGTCAGAGCGCTGAACCGGTCTTCCGTACCGCCGAGTGGCACGAACGCGAGGCCTACGATCTCGTGGGCATCGAGTACGACGGGAATCCAGACCTCCGGCGCATCCTGCTGCCGGAGTCGTGGCAGGGCCACCCCCTCAGCCTCGACTACGACCAGGACAAACCACAGGTCGTCAGGTACGGCGAACACGCGAATCCGATTCAACCCGACCGGAGGGACTTCGAGTCGGAGACGATGTTCATCAACATCGGGCCCCACCACCCGGCGACCCACGGTGTCCTCCACCTGAAAGTGGCCCTGGACGGCGAGACGGTCCTCGACGTCGACCCCGACATCGGCTACTTGCACCGGTGTGAAGAGCAGATGTGCCAGCAGGGCACGTACCGGTATCAGCTCATTCCCTACTCGAACCGGTGGGACTACACGGCGAACCTCCCCAACGAGTGGGCGGTCGCCCGTGCGGTCGAGGATCTGGCCGACCTCGAGGTGCCCGAGTACGCCCAGGTGTTGCGGACGATGGCCGTCGAGTTCGGCCGAATGCTCGGGCACTTCCTGGCGCTTGGCACGTTCGGTCTCGACGTCTTCGGCGACTTCACGGCGATCTTCCAGTACACGTTCCGCGATCGCGAGGTCGTCCAGAACATCCTGGAGGACCTCACCGGCCAGCGGATGATGTTCTACTACTTCCGGCTGGGCGGTGTCGCGTGGGACCTGCCCGAACCCCGTGAGGAGTTCTTCGAGAAGGTCAGAGACTTCCTCAACGGGTTGCCGGCGAAGATGGACGAGTACCACGACCTGATCGTCACCAACGAGATCTTCCAGCTTCGGTGCGTCGACACCGGGGTCCTGGAACCCGAGGTAGCGAAAGAGTACGGCTGTACCGGCCCCGTCGCCCGCGGTTCCGGGATCGACTACGACCTGCGCCGGGACGATCCCTACGGCTACTACCCGAACCTCGAGTGGAACGTCGTCACCGAGGACGGCTGTGACAACTACAGCCGCGTCCTCGTGCGCATTCAGGAGGTCGAGGAGTCCGCGAAGATCATCGAGCAGTGTATCGACTTGCTCGAGGAGTGGCCCGAGGACGACCGGCCGGTCCAGAGCAACGTTCCCCGGACGCTCAAGCCGGACGCCGACACCGAGACCTATCGCACTGTCGAGTCGGCGAAGGGCGAACTCGGCGTCTACATTCGATCCGACGGCACGAACTCGCCGGGTCGGTTCAAGATCCGCAGTCCGTGTTTCCACAACCTCTCGGCGCTGCCGGAGATGTCGGAAGGAGAGTATATCGCAGACCTGATCGCCTCTCTGGGCAGCCTCGACATCGTGCTGGGAAGCGTCGACCGCTGA
- a CDS encoding aldo/keto reductase, which translates to MTDSIPEPGFGTSGHEGETCIESVVAALEAGYRHVDTAQMYDNEREVGTALERADVPREDVFLATKVHPSNLSSDDVLETTEESLERLGVDYVDLLYVHWPTDAYDPEDTLPAFDEARDRGLTRHVGVSNFTVEQLEQAREILESPILANQVELHPWLQQADLLSYAREHDVELVAYCPLIQGRVTESADLEEIAAAYDATPAQVTMAWFAQRDGVVAIPKATGTHIEENLEGHAIDLEPEDVARIDALDRGERLIDPDEAGWNQ; encoded by the coding sequence ATGACTGACTCCATCCCGGAGCCCGGATTCGGAACCTCCGGGCACGAGGGCGAGACGTGTATCGAGAGCGTCGTCGCGGCGCTCGAGGCGGGCTATCGCCACGTCGACACCGCACAGATGTACGACAACGAGCGGGAGGTCGGGACGGCCCTCGAACGGGCGGACGTCCCCCGGGAGGACGTCTTTCTTGCAACGAAAGTCCATCCGTCGAACCTCTCGTCCGACGACGTCCTCGAGACGACCGAGGAGAGCCTCGAGCGACTCGGTGTCGACTACGTCGACCTGCTGTACGTCCACTGGCCGACCGATGCCTACGATCCCGAGGACACCTTGCCCGCGTTCGACGAGGCTCGCGACCGCGGGTTGACACGCCACGTCGGCGTGAGCAACTTCACCGTCGAGCAACTCGAGCAGGCCCGCGAGATCCTCGAGTCGCCGATCCTCGCGAACCAGGTCGAACTCCACCCGTGGCTGCAACAGGCCGACCTGCTCTCGTACGCGCGCGAACACGACGTCGAGCTCGTCGCCTACTGTCCGCTGATCCAGGGGCGGGTGACCGAAAGCGCGGACCTCGAGGAGATCGCCGCCGCCTACGACGCGACCCCGGCGCAGGTGACGATGGCCTGGTTCGCCCAGCGCGATGGCGTCGTCGCGATTCCGAAGGCGACGGGCACGCACATCGAGGAGAACCTCGAGGGACACGCGATCGACCTCGAGCCGGAAGACGTCGCCCGAATCGACGCGCTCGACCGCGGCGAGCGGCTGATCGATCCAGACGAGGCCGGCTGGAATCAGTAG
- a CDS encoding LUD domain-containing protein: MSEAREEKAAYIRHLLETEGDAVAENTQGFNQGRYESVAELEEYEALKDEARAIKEDAIERLPELIDELTETVEANGGTVYLADDAADANRYIREVAAEKEADCLVKSKSMTSEELEVNEALEADGVEVIETDLGEWVLQVAEEAPSHLIAPAIHKSREEIARLFNAQFDPDEPLETAEELTTFAREWLGEHIRDADVGMTGANFITADSGTIVLVTSEGNARKTAVVPDTHVAVAGVEKIVPSVEDVAPFVELIGRSGTGQDITSYVSFLTPPVESPVVDFDDPDVPFDERDDDREFHLVLIDNGRLAMREDEHLRETLYCIRCSACANSCANFQSVGGHAFGGETYTGGIATGWEAGVYGYDSAAEFNDLCTGCSRCVNQCPVKIDIPWINTVVRDRLNREGDDGQFEFVYDELVPDEEPGGVDVQKRLFGNVETLAKLGSATAPLSNWLATLGPVRRGLERAVGVDARRPLPSFERETLRDWFERRGGHAASKERAAEPRAERGDREVVLYPDVYTNYVDVARGKAAVRVLEALGVHVRIPAVPESGRAPLSQGMVATADERASDVYAALAEHLDAGRDVVVIEPSDLAIFHREYERFLPEASCERLRKNSYEALEYIYGLLENGADPDALRTGGEEIAYHSHCQQRTLGLAPYTRSVLEYCGYDVVESDVECCGMAGSFGYKSEYYELSMDVGERLADQFTAPETKDRLVVATGTSCGDQLDDLLRRDSRHPLEVLDPATPTY, encoded by the coding sequence GGGTTCAACCAGGGCCGGTACGAGTCAGTCGCCGAACTCGAGGAGTACGAGGCGCTGAAAGACGAGGCGCGTGCGATCAAGGAAGACGCGATCGAGCGCCTGCCGGAACTGATCGACGAACTGACCGAGACCGTCGAGGCGAACGGCGGGACGGTCTACCTCGCCGACGACGCGGCAGACGCCAACAGGTACATTCGCGAGGTCGCCGCCGAGAAGGAGGCCGACTGCCTCGTGAAATCGAAATCGATGACCAGCGAGGAACTCGAGGTCAACGAAGCCCTCGAGGCCGACGGCGTCGAGGTGATCGAGACCGACCTCGGCGAGTGGGTCCTGCAGGTCGCCGAGGAGGCACCCTCCCATCTCATCGCACCGGCGATCCACAAGTCTCGCGAGGAGATCGCCCGCCTCTTCAACGCCCAGTTCGACCCCGACGAACCGCTCGAGACGGCCGAGGAGTTGACGACGTTCGCCCGCGAATGGCTGGGCGAGCACATCCGGGACGCCGACGTGGGGATGACGGGAGCGAACTTCATCACCGCCGACTCGGGGACGATCGTGCTGGTCACGAGCGAGGGCAACGCGCGCAAGACGGCGGTCGTCCCGGACACGCACGTCGCGGTCGCGGGCGTCGAGAAGATCGTCCCCTCGGTCGAAGACGTCGCGCCCTTCGTCGAACTCATCGGCCGGTCGGGGACGGGTCAGGACATCACCTCGTACGTCTCCTTCCTGACGCCGCCGGTCGAGTCGCCGGTCGTCGACTTCGACGACCCGGACGTGCCGTTCGACGAGCGCGACGACGACCGGGAGTTCCACCTCGTGTTGATCGACAACGGCCGGCTGGCCATGCGCGAGGACGAGCACCTCCGGGAGACGCTGTACTGCATCCGCTGTTCTGCGTGTGCGAACTCGTGTGCGAACTTCCAGTCCGTCGGCGGCCACGCCTTCGGCGGCGAGACCTACACCGGCGGCATCGCCACCGGCTGGGAGGCCGGCGTCTACGGGTACGACAGCGCCGCCGAGTTCAACGACCTCTGTACCGGCTGCTCGCGCTGCGTGAACCAGTGTCCGGTGAAGATCGACATCCCGTGGATCAACACCGTCGTCCGCGATCGACTCAACCGCGAGGGCGACGACGGACAGTTCGAGTTCGTCTACGACGAACTCGTCCCCGACGAGGAACCCGGCGGCGTCGACGTCCAGAAGCGGCTGTTCGGCAACGTCGAGACGCTCGCGAAACTCGGCAGCGCCACCGCCCCGCTCTCGAACTGGCTCGCGACCCTCGGTCCCGTTCGTCGCGGACTCGAGCGCGCCGTCGGCGTCGACGCCCGCCGACCGCTGCCGTCGTTCGAGCGTGAGACGCTCCGGGACTGGTTCGAGAGGCGAGGCGGCCACGCCGCCTCGAAAGAGCGAGCGGCGGAGCCGCGAGCAGAGAGAGGCGACCGAGAGGTCGTCCTCTACCCCGACGTCTACACGAACTACGTCGACGTCGCCCGCGGGAAAGCCGCCGTCCGCGTCCTCGAGGCACTCGGCGTCCACGTCCGGATCCCCGCCGTGCCCGAGAGCGGTCGCGCTCCGCTCTCGCAGGGGATGGTCGCGACCGCCGACGAGCGCGCCAGCGACGTCTACGCCGCGCTGGCCGAACACCTCGACGCGGGCCGGGACGTCGTCGTGATCGAACCCTCCGACCTGGCAATCTTCCACCGCGAGTACGAGCGATTCCTCCCCGAGGCGTCCTGCGAGCGACTGCGCAAGAACAGCTACGAGGCCCTCGAGTACATCTACGGGCTGCTCGAGAACGGGGCCGACCCGGACGCACTTCGGACCGGCGGCGAGGAGATCGCCTACCACTCCCACTGCCAGCAGCGGACACTCGGACTCGCCCCGTACACGCGGTCGGTCCTCGAGTACTGCGGCTACGACGTCGTCGAGAGCGACGTCGAGTGTTGCGGAATGGCCGGGAGTTTCGGCTACAAGTCCGAGTACTACGAACTCAGCATGGACGTCGGCGAGCGCCTGGCAGACCAGTTCACCGCGCCGGAGACGAAAGACCGCCTCGTCGTCGCGACGGGGACCTCCTGTGGCGACCAGCTCGACGACCTGCTGCGTCGCGACTCGCGTCACCCCCTCGAGGTGCTCGATCCGGCGACGCCGACCTACTGA